The genomic region ATTGGTGTACAACGTGCTAATTCGCTCAAGCTTGCTGGGTAACGATCGATGCGTTCACCGTCTAATTCGTAAGCGACACAGATTTTCAACGTCTTCAAACCAGTTAAAACATCAACACAGTTTAAACAAAGTTGCGTTAAGCCAGCCACCCGTTTAGAATGACGAAGCACAACTGTATCAAACCAACCAATTCGCCGTGGACGTCCTGTAACAGTGCCGTATTCGTGGCCTGCTTGACGAATGAAATCACCCGTTTCATCGAATAATTCAGTTGGGAATGGGCCATCACCAACACGTGATGTATAAGCTTTAGCAACCCCGACCACTTCATCAATCCGTGAAGCGCCGACCCCTGAACCAGTTGAAACGCCACCGGCAGGATTTGAAGAAGTTACAAATGGGTAAGTCCCTTGGTCGATATCCAATAAAATACCTTGGGCCCCTTCGAATAAGACGTTGCCCTTTTGATCTAAAACATCATTTAAAACAACAGATGTATCACAAACGTATTGTTTTAATTCTTGACCATATTGGTAGTATTCTTCAAAAATTGAGTCGAAATCTAAAGCTTCAACTTCATAAATCTTTGTAAATAAGGCATTTTTTTCAGCTAAGTTTTGTTTTAATTTAGTTGCAAATAAATCTTTATCTAATAGATCAGCCACACGAATACCACTTCTAGCTGCTTTATCCATATAAGCTGGGCCGATCCCACGATTAGTCGTTCCAATCTTTTGATCACCCTTAGCGGCCTCTTGTAAGCCATCTAGCTTAATGTGATAAGGCAAGATGACGTGGGCCCGATCTGATAATTTCAATTGACTTGTATCTACATTCTTGTCAGCTAAACCACGTAATTCGCCAACGAGTGATTTAGGATTAACCACAACCCCGTTACCGATGACGCTGACCTTATCACTGTTAAAAATCCCAGATGGAATTAATTGTAAATGATAAGTATCTTCGCCTAATTTGATGGTGTGGCCTGCATTGTCTCCACCTTGATAACGAGCGATTGCGTCAGCATTCTGACCTAAAAAGTCGGTGATTTTCCCCTTACCTTCGTCGCCCCATTGTGTTCCAACTACTACTGCAGATGTCATATGAATAAACCCCTTTATTCAAGTTAATTGTCTTAACCTGATATTTAAGTACTAAACTCACAAAAGCTATTGTACCAACTCAGCTATTTGAAATCAACTGAAAACACGAACTTTATTAATAAACACTACCTGATTAACGTTTTAAATCCTAATGATGATTACACAACGTTAATACAGCGCTTTAAACACGAACAATAATTACGGTTTTGACATCCACCAACTTGCCCTCTACAATTAAACCATCTTAATCTTTCAAGGAGTTGCCTAATGCTATATCTCGATAATATCATCACCGCAGCGACGGTTTTTCCGTTTGTCGCAATCGCCCTCACAATTCCGGTTTTAATCTATCATTACCGGCG from Latilactobacillus sakei subsp. sakei DSM 20017 = JCM 1157 harbors:
- a CDS encoding adenylosuccinate synthase, yielding MTSAVVVGTQWGDEGKGKITDFLGQNADAIARYQGGDNAGHTIKLGEDTYHLQLIPSGIFNSDKVSVIGNGVVVNPKSLVGELRGLADKNVDTSQLKLSDRAHVILPYHIKLDGLQEAAKGDQKIGTTNRGIGPAYMDKAARSGIRVADLLDKDLFATKLKQNLAEKNALFTKIYEVEALDFDSIFEEYYQYGQELKQYVCDTSVVLNDVLDQKGNVLFEGAQGILLDIDQGTYPFVTSSNPAGGVSTGSGVGASRIDEVVGVAKAYTSRVGDGPFPTELFDETGDFIRQAGHEYGTVTGRPRRIGWFDTVVLRHSKRVAGLTQLCLNCVDVLTGLKTLKICVAYELDGERIDRYPASLSELARCTPIYEELPGWDEDITGVKTLEELPVNARRYVERLQELVDLPLATFAVGPDRDQTNILKAIW